The Neochlamydia sp. S13 genome has a segment encoding these proteins:
- the rpsD gene encoding 30S ribosomal protein S4: protein MARYTGNKNRVARRFGANIFGRTRNPLLHKPNPPGMHGARRRKKSDYGLQLEEKQKLKAIYGMLSEKQLVAYYKHAFNMAGNTAQHFAELLECRLDTIVYRLKLASTIFAAHQLVSHGHILVDGKKVDRRSFQVRPGMVITVKEKSRSMKAIQQSLDNPSRSVPDYLSFDKENFGGQLLAMPTPEQMPWPIEIKLHEICDFLAHST from the coding sequence ATGGCTCGTTACACAGGTAATAAAAACCGCGTTGCCCGACGTTTCGGTGCAAATATTTTCGGCCGCACACGCAACCCTTTGTTGCATAAACCCAATCCCCCTGGTATGCACGGAGCACGCCGCCGTAAAAAATCAGATTATGGCTTACAACTTGAAGAGAAGCAAAAACTTAAAGCTATCTACGGTATGCTTAGTGAAAAGCAGCTCGTTGCTTATTACAAGCATGCTTTTAACATGGCTGGTAACACTGCCCAGCACTTTGCAGAACTGCTAGAGTGTCGTTTGGATACGATTGTTTATCGCCTTAAACTTGCTTCCACTATTTTCGCTGCCCATCAGCTTGTTTCCCATGGTCATATTCTCGTGGATGGCAAAAAAGTTGACCGTCGCTCTTTCCAAGTGCGACCTGGCATGGTGATTACTGTAAAAGAAAAGTCTCGGTCAATGAAAGCTATTCAACAGTCTTTAGATAATCCCTCTCGCTCTGTCCCTGATTATCTTTCCTTTGATAAAGAAAACTTTGGTGGACAGCTTCTAGCGATGCCTACACCTGAGCAGATGCCTTGGCCCATTGAAATCAAATTACATGAAATCTGTGACTTTTTAGCGCACTCCACTTAA
- a CDS encoding DUF58 domain-containing protein: MVEFNVALYKKIHRLQIQTTQLANDLLAGAYRSAFKGQGMEFEEVRDYQAEDDVRSIDWNVTARMNRPFVKSFREERELTVMLLVDVSASTRYGSSSSFKSDLIAEISALLAFSAIKNNDKIGLILFSKGVEKYLPPAKGTRHVLRLIREILAFKPKEHETDLAAALAYLGKIQRRPAVCFLLTDFICSKPYAHELALAAKRHDLIALALIDAYEISFPHFGLIHLADLETGASFTVDSSSELFQREFAYQAKARVESYRALLIKNGVGLVEVYTDQPYAPLLRKFFRMRARKRR; the protein is encoded by the coding sequence ATGGTTGAGTTTAACGTAGCCCTTTATAAGAAAATTCATCGTCTTCAAATCCAAACGACTCAGCTAGCCAATGATCTGTTGGCAGGAGCCTATCGCTCGGCTTTCAAAGGGCAAGGTATGGAATTTGAAGAAGTGCGAGACTATCAGGCAGAGGATGATGTTCGTTCTATTGATTGGAATGTGACCGCACGCATGAATCGTCCTTTTGTTAAAAGCTTTCGCGAAGAGCGTGAGCTGACCGTAATGCTCTTGGTTGATGTATCGGCTTCTACGCGCTATGGTAGCAGCTCTTCTTTTAAAAGCGATTTAATTGCAGAAATTAGTGCTTTGCTAGCATTTTCAGCTATCAAAAATAATGATAAAATAGGGCTTATTCTTTTTTCCAAGGGAGTAGAGAAATATCTTCCGCCTGCTAAGGGAACTCGGCATGTTTTACGCCTAATACGTGAAATTTTAGCTTTCAAACCTAAAGAACATGAAACTGATTTGGCTGCTGCCTTGGCCTATTTGGGGAAGATTCAGAGGCGGCCAGCTGTCTGCTTTTTGCTCACCGACTTTATATGTTCTAAGCCTTATGCACATGAGTTGGCCCTAGCAGCTAAGCGGCACGACTTAATTGCTCTAGCTTTAATAGATGCTTATGAAATTTCTTTCCCTCATTTTGGATTAATCCATTTAGCTGATTTAGAAACAGGCGCTAGCTTTACGGTAGATAGCTCTAGTGAGCTTTTCCAGAGGGAATTTGCTTATCAGGCTAAGGCTCGGGTAGAATCTTATCGTGCTTTATTAATAAAAAACGGCGTAGGTTTAGTAGAAGTATATACCGATCAACCTTATGCACCTCTTTTACGTAAATTTTTTAGAATGCGCGCGAGGAAAAGGAGATGA
- a CDS encoding MoxR family ATPase, protein MLARQEMGKAIVGQQEMVNYLLIALLANGHVLLEGLPGLAKTLAVTTLAKVVNCEYKRIQFTPDLLPADLVGTSIYNFKEGSFSVSKGPAFTHILLADEINRAPAKVQSALLEVMQERQITLNGQTFHLQEPYLVLATENPIEQEGTYPLPEAQTDRFMLKVTLDYPSKEEEKEILKRMANLGSSIKVKPILTTEEILNARRMINEIYMDDKITNYILDLIFATRYPSQYGLDLQSLLLNGASPRASIALCIACKANAFLEGRAYVVPQDIKKIAPAVLRHRLRRSYEAEAEDVSTDEMIERILKTVPVP, encoded by the coding sequence ATGCTTGCCCGCCAAGAGATGGGCAAAGCCATCGTGGGGCAACAAGAAATGGTTAACTACTTGCTAATAGCTCTTTTAGCTAATGGCCACGTGCTCTTAGAAGGCTTGCCTGGTTTAGCAAAGACTTTAGCTGTAACCACTTTAGCGAAAGTAGTGAATTGTGAATATAAACGCATACAATTTACCCCAGACCTTTTACCCGCTGATTTAGTGGGCACTTCAATCTACAACTTTAAGGAAGGCTCTTTCTCTGTTAGTAAAGGCCCAGCTTTTACGCATATCTTGTTGGCAGATGAGATTAACCGTGCGCCAGCAAAAGTGCAATCGGCTCTTTTAGAGGTAATGCAAGAGCGCCAAATCACTCTCAATGGCCAAACTTTTCATTTACAAGAGCCTTACCTAGTGCTGGCTACAGAAAATCCTATAGAGCAAGAGGGGACTTATCCTTTACCTGAAGCCCAAACCGATAGATTTATGTTAAAAGTCACACTGGATTATCCCTCCAAAGAAGAGGAAAAAGAAATTCTAAAACGCATGGCAAATTTAGGCTCTTCCATAAAAGTAAAGCCTATCTTAACGACAGAAGAAATTCTTAACGCGCGTAGAATGATCAATGAAATTTATATGGATGATAAGATTACTAACTATATCTTAGATCTAATTTTTGCTACCCGCTACCCTAGCCAATATGGCCTTGATCTTCAATCTTTATTGCTCAACGGAGCTTCGCCACGTGCAAGTATTGCTCTTTGCATTGCTTGCAAGGCTAATGCTTTTCTTGAAGGTCGCGCTTATGTGGTGCCTCAGGATATTAAAAAAATTGCACCCGCAGTCTTAAGGCACCGTCTACGCCGTTCTTATGAGGCGGAAGCTGAAGACGTGTCCACCGATGAAATGATTGAGCGCATTCTAAAAACTGTTCCTGTACCTTAA